In Musa acuminata AAA Group cultivar baxijiao chromosome BXJ3-9, Cavendish_Baxijiao_AAA, whole genome shotgun sequence, a single genomic region encodes these proteins:
- the LOC135648487 gene encoding BTB/POZ domain-containing protein At1g50280-like, with the protein MHELCDLKVLVDGQHTFLLHEKTICSFSGRMKKMVKQERKRSQGKGWAALKMMEFPGGPDGFELVSRFCYNGGSIAMSPANVCVLHCSAILLEMTEEVAACNLLRQSETFLEGLFYWTWSEILTALKSCETLFPTADSSGLVYKLISSLLEKISANSGTPLTSATLCLSSSSSSSSPETSGLMRSSSTKTSEASKPCFGREWWFDDLTNLSPTIIEKMMKALGAYGTDNRNLILTRFLLYYLKAAGQKPSFCGGGGGNHGQGKEEYGGLADTAVYGVALMGRTAFSCRGLFWVLRVVSGLGLSRECRQKLEMLMGLMLDQATLDDLLVSGHNNGAYDVNLVVRLVRIFVGAEESNASSLQRMKKVGRLIDKYLGEISPDQSLKVSKFLGLAESLPDSARDCFDGVYRALDIYLESHPTLSIEERTRLCRCLNYEKLTLEACKDLAKNRRIPPGIAVQALASQQSKLQIRTNVDDRHGTDQKLRRVKCAVPVEHKRASPKPLDEKEELKFNLQRMQNRVMELEKVCREMKGQMSKMLNNKSYHNARGLSRLC; encoded by the exons ATGCATGAGCTCTGTGATCTCAAGGTCCTTGTCGATGGGCAGCACACTTTCCTCCTCCACGAG AAGACCATCTGCTCGTTCTCGGGGAGGATGAAGAAGATGGTGAAGCAGGAGCGCAAGAGAAGCCAAGGCAAAGGCTGGGCGGCGCTCAAGATGATGGAGTTCCCCGGCGGCCCGGATGGGTTCGAGTTGGTGTCAAGATTCTGCTACAACGGCGGGAGCATCGCGATGAGCCCAGCCAACGTTTGTGTCCTCCACTGCTCTGCTATTCTTCTTGAGATGACCGAGGAGGTCGCCGCCTGCAATCTGTTGAGGCAGTCGGAGACGTTCTTGGAAGGCCTGTTCTACTGGACGTGGAGCGAGATCTTGACGGCCTTGAAGAGCTGCGAGACCTTGTTCCCCACCGCTGATTCCTCCGGCCTGGTCTACAAGCTCATCTCCTCTCTCCTCGAGAAGATCTCGGCCAATTCAGGGACGCCGCTTACGTCCGCGACACTCTgcctttcctcctcctcttcctcctcgtcgcCCGAGACCTCCGGCCTAATGCGCTCTTCATCCACCAAGACTTCCGAGGCCAGCAAGCCTTGTTTCGGTAGGGAGTGGTGGTTCGACGATCTCACCAATCTGTCCCCCACCATCATAGAGAAGATGATGAAGGCCCTCGGAGCCTATGGCACCGACAACAGGAACCTCATCTTGACCAGGTTTCTCTTGTATTACCTAAAAGCTGCAGGCCAAAAGCCAAGCttttgtggtggtggtggtggaaatcATGGGCAGGGCAAGGAAGAGTACGGTGGTCTCGCGGACACTGCAGTCTATGGAGTGGCACTGATGGGAAGAACAGCCTTTTCTTGCAGAGGACTCTTCTGGGTTCTGAGAGTGGTCTCTGGCTTGGGACTCAGCAGGGAGTGCAGGCAAAAACTGGAGATGTTGATGGGCCTCATGCTCGACCAAGCCACCTTGGATGATCTCTTGGTCTCCGGTCACAATAATGGTGCCTATGATGTGAATCTGGTGGTGAGATTGGTCAGGATCTTTGTGGGTGCTGAGGAGAGCAATGCTTCATCCCTgcagaggatgaagaaggttggAAGGCTAATTGACAAGTACTTGGGCGAGATCTCCCCTGACCAGAGCTTGAAGGTCTCTAAGTTTCTTGGACTGGCTGAGAGCCTCCCAGACTCTGCTAGAGACTGCTTCGATGGGGTCTACAGAGCCTTAGACATCTATCTTGAG TCACATCCAACACTCTCTATCGAGGAGCGAACGAGGCTGTGTCGATGCCTGAACTACGAGAAGCTCACGCTCGAGGCCTGCAAAGACCTTGCAAAGAACAGGAGGATCCCACCAGGGATTGCAGTGCAAGCACTGGCCTCGCAGCAATCCAAGCTCCAGATTAGGACTAATGTGGATGATAGGCATGGCACAGATCAGAAGCTAAGAAGAGTTAAATGTGCCGTGCCAGTGGAGCACAAGAGGGCTTCTCCAAAGCCACTGGACGAGAAGGAAGAGCTAAAGTTCAACCTGCAAAGAATGCAGAACAGGGTGATGGAGCTGGAGAAAGTTTGCCGGGAGATGAAAGGTCAGATGTCCAAGATGCTCAACAACAAGTCCTACCACAATGCTAGGGGACTGTCAAGGCTCTGTTAG